From the genome of Glycine max cultivar Williams 82 chromosome 2, Glycine_max_v4.0, whole genome shotgun sequence, one region includes:
- the LOC121173122 gene encoding uncharacterized membrane protein At3g27390-like has translation MEYCKCTSCSPSSSQTFLGVIFCPLVCLVMAIGNSAIIHGLWPIHCIWTYYRVVRLRYLLGAIVVVILGIIIGMPVISFVAIFKGPYMLFKGWKRLFHDLIGCEGPFLETICVPFAALAIVLWPLAVVGRVLASALASFVFGGYGGFITYQVNPFTSFKSIDTIVTNLL, from the exons ATGGAGTACTGTAAATGCACTTCTTGTTCTCCATCCTCTTCTCAGACCTTTCTAG GTGTCATTTTTTGCCCGTTGGTATGCTTAGTAATGGCAATAGGCAACTCAGCTATCATACATGGTCTTTGGCCCATACATTGTATTTGGACATATTATCGTGTAGTGAG GCTACGATATCTTCTTGGTGCTATTGTGGTTGTGATTCTTGGGATCATTATTGGCATGCCTGTTATATCATTTGTTGCCATATTTAAAGGCCCTTACATGCTTTTTAAAGGGTGGAAGCGTTTGTTTCATGATCTCATAGGTTGTGAAGGCCCTTTCTTGGAGACAATATGTGTGCCTTTTGCTGCCCTTGCCATTGTTTTGTGGCCATTGGCTGTTGTTGGGAGAGTTTTGGCATCTGCATTAGCCAGTTTTGTTTTTGGTGGATACGGAGGTTTTATCACTTATCAGGtcaatccttttacaagttttaAGTCTATTGATACTATTGTTACTAATTTATTGTAG
- the LOC102662284 gene encoding plasmodesmata-located protein 1-like, with translation MIWVVTQGQYCQNLKPLLDSLVLVSTQKGFVATTQNTFTGTFQCRGDLSNAECYNYVSKIPNMLGHLCGGGTGAAERVLPMVRGGQVQGGLGYIASVQGSYQSLYVLGQCEGILGNADCGGCIKSVMELASSCSPPLHESIPHSA, from the exons ATGATATGGGTTGTTACACAAGGCCAATATTGCCAGAACCTCAAACCGCTATTGGATTCCCTAGTGTTGGTGTCAACACAGAAGGGCTTCGTCGCGACTACACAAAACACATTCACGGGCACATTCCAATGTAGAGGGGACCTCTCCAACGCCGAATGCTACAACTACGTCAGCAAGATTCCAAACATGTTGGGGCACCTTTGTGGTGGCGGCACTGGTGCAGCTGAGCGAGTGCTACCTATGGTACGAGGTGGTCAGGTTCAAGGTGGTCTCGGCTACATAGCTTCTGTACAAG GGAGTTACCAGAGCCTCTATGTGTTGGGGCAGTGCGAGGGTATTTTGGGAAATGCGGATTGTGGAGGTTGTATCAAGAGTGTTATGGAACTGGCTTCATCTTGCTCGCCGCCACTACACGAATCTATTCCACATTCCGCCTAG